The nucleotide window TGTGTCTTTTTACAGTAACAGAAAGAACAAGGTCCATCCTTAGTCATCTTAGTTAATGAGATTTAAACTAAAAAGTGTGAAACCACATATTTgttaatcaaaataaaaactagattttacagtttttgatttaaaaaaatatctgaatGGGCCTTTAAGCCAACCTGTCCATGTTACATTATTTAACAGAAGTCTGTGCATTTCAAAAAGCTACATTTACTAAAAAACAGAAGTGTCAAactaacactgaaacaaagaaaaaatattaattttttttttaatgtataataaaaaataaacaagaaacaaagaactgaaaacagaaaatgtaacagAAATAGAACAGAAGAACTCTTATTTATgactttttaatatattgttttttaggtctaattttgtgttgttgttttttttttacttgagaccagaaagaaaatgtatatgtaaaaaaacacttttggtTGGGATAAATAATAAATTGGAGAATTAAGTATTGCGCTGATCTTCCCTATTCCCTGTGCTCGGATCAAGCAGATGTTGCGCCCCTGATTTGGCCCTGGTTATCTGGCTAAGACTAGTCCTGGTTAGTGAGATAACCAGCACTCTGGTTAGTGTGATTATGTCACTTAGATGGGATGAGTCATTGCAGACTAGCCCTGGCTTGTCTACAGAAGCTCTATGATTGAATCAGCTGTTCCAGTCGTACAAACATGAGTACAGCTGAGTCAGGACATGATAGGCCCCAGTCAGACTAGGCCAGGCCTTTAAACTGGTCTAGTCCTGACATGTCTGAGCAGGACTATAAGAGGCTGCAGCTCTGCCCTGCTCCACTCTCTCTGCACTTTATCTGCCTTTATTTGCACAAGATGAGCTGCTAAAACTCCTTCATTTCCCCTGCATATACTGGTAAGGACTTCATTTTATTCCTTGAATACTGGAAAACATTTTAGACTTTTAACAGCTGATTTATTAAGCATTGACCTGGTGCTAATGCAAAAAGACTGGGTGGTAATTGAGTTGATCTGTCTGTTAGGTGTTGTGTTAGGACTACATGTCTGTGTtgttaaaaacaagcaaagatTCAGTCACTTTTTAAGCAAAACTGACACAAAGTTTTTACAAGCTTCTGTGAATTGTTTTctgtaaatatttgttttatatctgtAAGTATATTCTGTCTGAGAGTGtgatgttttttacattttcctgctttatttGCCTGTTGAAAAGTGACATTCTGTTCTGAACGAAAATTTGTGATGCACCGGTTATGAAATCCTGGCTCGGTATCAGTTTGGCTGGGAGCCTGTGCACATATTTGTGGTTATTTATATTCCAGTTGTACATCACAGAAACAAAGAGATCTTCCATAAGTTTGATTTTAGAGCTTTTCATCTCAACAACATGTCAGGTCACAACTGATCAGATACTGTAAATATGAGCCGCTTACATCAGTAAATGTCCTGTTAATTACAGTCACAGGTAATATCTGCACTGATACCTGTGCTCCTGAGTTTACAGTTGAACTCAGTATTTAGATCAGATTATTGCTCAAAGAGGTTTCTGCCctccacaaaaataaaaatctccaggctttagggctgttcgatataacgatatgaaaacgtctatcgtttcatgttacactattgtttgttttgtagtgTCACTAAATAagctgtttacggcaatattttttcatcgttttgatggtcactgtagtggctatattcaTTTCTTacagttctctctttctcttatatttaaaataaccacactaTGGACGAACAAGAGACTGTTTTTACACGTTGTctttagcaacaacgacggtaaaccCAGCGTGTGGCTCCGCCGTCCGCTTGTTTATAAAGCTGAGgatcctgttgagatttttcaaaaaataactgaattacGTGAAATAGTATGCGGAgagtttacggatgagaagctgaaaagagccgtcaggtgctcaaaataaacagtagatcaaacgttagaacaggcttttcgccacagcacgccgtgtaataaatactcacaaagaaaatggcggCCATTACAACtaatgtctaaaaatgtatagtttcatgcatcggtcaaAACACTTGACTTCAGGTACACGAcacccagctgaaaacacttcaagCAAGTGGAGTTGCCCGTGACTCACAGAATTTtatagaaaatgtaaaatttttgtgatatatatcgtttgcgggacgataaatgtcttatatcgggatatgagattttggtcatatcgcacagccctattaggcttgttttttcttttaaggtgAACTATAATTTAttcaaggttaaaaaaaatatttttgtttatcaAATAGGGAAATACACAAACGTCTGTCAGGTAGGGTGCCTTAGACTTTCAGGTGAGGATGCACTGATCCATTCCTAGTGTACAAGTACCTTGACTGCAGGTGTTTGCAGTACAGAATGCAAATCCCGTACCAGTCTTGAATGAATAAACTGAATTTTGTAAACGCACAAATGaatattttttcctttgctgCATCACAGAGTAATAAATCTAGTAATCAGAGGACAGATTTCAATAGATTGGCCACATTgatctgcttttttctttaccAATATCTGATCCAAGTATCAGCTCGACACGTGCCTGGTTTCTTCAGTTAAATGATCCACAGTTGGAGGCTCAGTGGCCCTCGTCCCTTTCCTCCAGCTGTGTTTTTATgtaagcaaaataaaaacacagaaaaggaaCCCGCTCCTCTCAGGCAACACCAGGCGGTCAGCATGCTTTAAACAAACCTGCATCatcttaaaaggttaaattaacTTTTTAAACCAGGCAGATTAAACTCAGACGAAGAAGATGATAATATTTACACAGTAAGCCTGGGATTATACTTTCTGTGTCCGGGTCTATATTGCAGTGCCGCAGGTGGAGGGGTAGGATTTCAAAGAAATATAATTAATGCTAATGATGAATGCCTAATCTGTCTTAAACTGTGAAAAAGATTTACTTTAGGAGCGCTTTTTCCAAATCTATCCTGTTTTAAAATTCCTGTACTGGTTTATGTAATCTATAATAATCTGCTGTGTGTTGGTGTGCAGGGACAATCAGCTTCACCATGTCAGCCGACAGTGATACCAACACCTGGTCCGCGGAGGACGACAACAAACTGGTGAGGGCGGCAAATTCCCGACTTCTCCGTGTGCTCGTAACTCTTCACTGACTGTGTGACTTAACGTTTTCCTCTCTGTGTGCGTTCAGGTGAGACCAAAGGTAGAGTTCTGCTCTTTGCTGCAGCTTGCTGGAGCCACTAAAGATGTTTTCACCATGAAGGAGGTACGGCGTTTCCATTTACTGCTCCACATTTCACCGGGAGCTTTGAGACGGTCTTTCTGTTGGCTTTGATGTGTGAGGGGTGTCGTCAGGTGGTGTTAGAACTGTTACCGGACCTGCATTCACGGACagcaatgaatgaatgaacccAGAACTTTCTTTACTACCGCTGCCCCCTCCTGCATAAAAAAATCTGCCTCATACTGCAGTTGCACACTTTATGATGAAACACTGCCACCTTGTGGTGAAGTTTGTAGTAATACGTTGTGGATACTGATACAGTGAGTGAGATTAAATATGCTTTTTCTGTCCAAAAATCTGCTATCACAGCAGCCAAAACATTAGACACAGCTATAATAAAATCGGCTGAATAAAGTAAAATGCAGGATGAGctcagcaaaataaaaattataaaatgtgaaatatagtATCTGGTGTtacaatatttaaaaattgTTATCAGAAACGCCCATGTCATCTTTATTCGGCCAAGTTTGTGCACACAAACAAGATATTTAAGTCCAGTTCACTTTGCTCTTTGgcatgcaaaaaaagaaaaatgttttaaaaaaaataggcaGGCTGTAATGAAAGACAGAAAGTTGCAGAAAGTCTTAAGAAACTTTACAAACTATAAGTGCAAAACTATTTTAAGTGTTTGATTGTTCTTTTTGCTTTAATACAGCTAAACGGGAAGCAATTTGCTCATCGCGCGTCAATAGTGGATGTTCCAGGCtctggttgcctaggtaaccccTTTATTGTATTTACTACACTGAACTGCGCTCTTATTCGCTTCAGTTGCTTCTCTGAAAGTTTAGAAAAGTCCGAAGGCTACCGTGGGACCCGCCCACCCTGAGTTGCAGGAGGGGATTTCGCACGCTGTCGTTGCTGTCATTGACATTTGTGGCACTCGGTTGACACGTCACTGCTGGTTGCCCCTGAAAGTTTCAGACTCTCTGCCGTTATTGCTGATATCGTGATTCTGACCAAGCTGATTCTTTCCATCGGTACACTGGTGTGATCGAGCTGTGTGGTAGCTGGAAATTACTGGTCACTGTGAGGATCTATTGCCAATGCAGAAAAAATGGTGTTTTGGCCCTTTAATGAAGACGGTGTGAAAAAAGCAGAACTTTGAGACTCACCTCAGCTCTCCTTTAGTTCATCCTCATGATTTTTCCAGAATTCCCTATTCGACTCCTTCTCCCTCTCAGTCTTATGTCTGTAGTGTTTCCCACATATAGACACTTTTTAATTTCTGGACAGTTGCCCTGCCCgtggtcttttattttgaaggttaaaTCCTGGTCATTTGCATCTCACTATTATACCAGTCTTCAGTGTCATTTTGTGAACTGCAAAAGAGAAAATCAAACCTTAGCTCCACCATCGTGGAATCCAAATGGGGGCAGTGGTCTTCGTTGTGTTAAGAcgtgttatttatttatacattgttttttctttttgagctCATCGTCTTTGActtgaatttcttttttctcattcgTCTCTGCAAGCAGACCATATTATGAGGATTTTTCCGGCATATTAAGCATTTTTGGTAGttttaaaatggaaataaattaGTTTCGGAAAATACTTGAAAAGAAACTCAGCTTATCCTGTTCCTTTTTCAGAGTGCATAACTTCAGTTAATTTGACTGCAGTCTTGTAATGTTGGTAAAATTGCTGATGTTTAAAAAccacaataacaaaacacccaaatgtaataattagcAATTCATATGCCTGTTCCTCAAGTTTCAGGAGGACTCTGAgaagctgattggctgttgtcTGTGCATCCTACAATCGTCCCattatgtttctgtgttttttcaggTAATGTTCTACCTGGGTCAGTACATCATCCAGAAGCAGCTGTACGACCAGAAGCAGCAACACATCGTCCACTGCGCCCAGGATGCTTTGGGCCGTGTGCTGGGAGTCGACAGCTTCTCCGTGAAAGAGCCGCGGTGAGTGAGTGGAAGAGGATGAAGCTTTTGGTCCTTCAGATtcactaaaaggaaaaaaaacccctgtaaataaaatacgtgatgttttcctgtttcaggGTTCTGTTTGCAATGATCACCAAGAACCTGGTGGCTGTCAGGAGTCCAGGTAGGAATCACATTTTTCACATGAGGTTCATTATTAAATACAGCTGAGGTCTTCGTAGTAAGAATAAAGTTTACACCTGATCACCACAGAATCAGCTAATTTGTTTTTCCGCATTAACTTCTTCATATTTAATGAAGCCATGCAACACTGCAACCTTCGTGCTCCGAAAGTTTCCAGTCTTACCCACGTGTGGAAAACCAAGGGCTTTCCAAATTTAGCAGTTTCTGTATAAACACCAACTGACTCCAAATGAACTTGTTTTTCTGACTTTTGGGGATGAAATGTCAGACCTCCACCTGCTTTTTCCTTCTGGAGGATAAAGGCATAGCTTCTAAATAttgagggtgtgtgtgtttgtgtatatatagatgatATCCTGCTGCTCTGACTCTGACAAACACTCTCTTTCTTAGAATCAACAACAAGTCTGAGTGAGCCGCACAGCAGCAGCCAGACAGACAGAAGGACGGAGGTAAGACGCACACCATGTTTGGATTCTCTAcatctgttgtgtttttgcCAGATAAACCTTCGATATTTCTGGCCTGGGTTTGTTCCTTCACATTTACGTACCTTCAGCTTCCTTTCCCTCGCTGCTGATCACTTTTTAAATGCTGTGAGCGCAGCATTTAGGACGTTTAGAATAAATTCGAAGTAAAATTTCAGCTTGTGCTATTCACACAGGCTATTTTGGACCATTTCACAAGCTCCAACCTCTGAACCATTCCAGCTTATGAGAGAATTACTTCCAGGTGCACTCAACTCCAGTTATGAGTCCACCTaagaagcacaaacactgctgcagTCTTCACTGAGGAATATTTTTACCGACACTTTCACTGACTTCCTTCTGAATTACAGACAGAAACATTCTACTCTTACTGAGCACTCAAACCGCTATTATAGTGAATTCTTGATTGAGTCAAAGCAGTCCCAGTAACCCCAGCTTAACAATCCAAGAGGGCGGCGGTGAATTTAAAGAGTAGAGCTGCAGCCGAATTTTTAAAGACAAATAACcccaaaaaccaacaaacaaagTGTTTTCCTGTATTCCCAGTTAACTCAATTGTGGCATTAGACCACAAGCCACGTTATCCTATTAACACACATACTCCAACACAtgctttctccttttttctgttctgtcaGCGGTTTAATCAAACACATCTGGCTGCACATCAGGAAACTCCGCAGTGTTTCCTTCCTGCCTTCCtgtgacttttttgttttgtgtttgggaGAAATTGAACCTTTATGGGGACGATGATCATAAACAAATCTAATGTGTATAATCTAATTTAAAAGTCCTCAGATTTTACAGTGGAGTGTGGTGATTATTCTGTGGCCCAACAAGAGTTTAAAAGTTTCAAAATCAGctcaaaaatgtgtttgtgctttCAGGCGGCAGAAACGGAAGGTCGCTCTTCATCGCctgacaggaggaggagaagaaggaggaggaggtggagctgCAGGAGCAATGAGCCAGGTGAGTTTCTCCTCAAGAGGTACCAGCACTAACTCCACCACAACTGCATTCAAGGTGTTTAACTGTTTAACCAAACTCCGCCCACCTTTTGTCTGCAGGTCCTTCACACAGTGTAGACAACGAGGATGTTGAGGAAGACTcagaggaggatgaggaagagGGAGGCACGAAAAGGAGACGGTCTGACAGCTACTCGCTGACGTTTGACGACAGCCTGTCCTGGTGTGTGATTGGAGGACTTGGGAGCGGGCGGGAAAGACACAGCAGCCAATCATCTGACTCGCACAGCACAGTAAGCACAACGCACAATCAGTGTTTTATTGAGCCTGTATTGATGTATCATGTGTAATGTGGACTCTGTGCGTGTTTAGTCTGGGAGATCAGAGGTCACGGACGCAGCGTCAGACTCTGACAGCGACAACTTCAGTGTTGAATTTGAAGTCGAGTCCATAGATTCAGATGATTACAATGAAGATGATgcttctctctctgctgatgatcAGGTAAGAACCACTTAATAGACTGGGCTGGCCATTAAACATCTACCTTAAACAGCTACCTTAGCTCGACACTGTTACTAACAGCCATCCCGTCCGTTTGCTGCAGGTATATGAGGTCACAATCTTTGAAGCAGATGACGACGACTCCTTTGATGAAGACACAGAGATTACTGAAGCTGTGAGttgctgcacaaacacacagattacACGAACGCACACACTTAAGCACGTTGTTCAGGTGTAATGGAGTGTTGTCCTCGCAGGATTACTGGCGCTGTGCGAAATGCGATGAGTTGAACCCTCCTCTGCCCAGAAACTGCCTCCGCTGCTGGGATCTGCGCCAGGATTGGCTACCTGAGGTGTCCGTCAACTGCACCTCCTCCAGCCCTAAAGCCCTACCCACAAAGCCGACCAACCTATTAGCTGCCAAAGAACCTCCAGGTAAATCTTATCATGTCTACAGAGACCAAAGTAGTTTGTTTTCGGGGTACTGCTGTCAAAGAGGTGTAAATGAAAGGAGGAGGACACAGACGTTTCAAAGGTCAATGAAGTTTGGACTCCTTCATTTAACATAACTTCAGTCTATAAAACCAGGTCGAATGTCACTGTGTGCCGATGTCAACACACCTGTGCAGAATTACACATCACTCAGATTATTTCATATTAGTCAGACACAGCCAACGTAAAACCACTGATGATCATTGTCTACATCAGAATACCGAAGCGACACTTTAGAAAACCAATCAGTAgtcagagaggaaaaaagagacaAGCTGCTGCTGTACACCTCATCTCAGATCTATGTAGCTGATACTCGAGTTTTGGTGCACATCTCTATCTGCAGCCACTTTCTAATGAATGGCCAATCACAAAATGAATGTAGAAATCATTTTTaagtctcttcttcttcttcctcctattattattattgttgttgttgttgttattattattattattattattattattattattattattattattattgttgttgttgttcaaataatttaatcAAAAACGCTCCAGAAAAACACAGATACGTTCAGTTCAGGTAAGAACCTGCAGGTGCTGACTGGTTCACTTTTttcctcaagtggccacttgaggaactgcagcttgATGTCAGTTTTATCTTCGGTGACAGATAATCTGCTAATCGATCGATTGATTTGTGTCCTGCAGGTTCTGACGTGGAGGAGAATGGAGTCGACGTTCCGGATGGGAAAAGATTAaaaactcctcctcctctgcactCGCAGTGTGCGTCAGACTCCACATGCTCCTCCGCCGCTGCTGACTCCGCCTCCTCCGCACCAAACTCCCAGGATCTTCTCTCATGCTCCCAGCCTTCCTCCTCCTACTCGCAGGAGAAGCTCTGGACTCCCGAATCCCagccctcctcttcctcatacTCATCCTCCATTGATTCTCAGGAGCTTCTCTCACCTTCCCCAGCTCCAGCTGCAGCTCAAGCTGCTCCTCTTACCACGCAAGTCCCCGATATGGAGCGCAGCATGTCGGCGGAGTGGCGTCTGCCGGACTCGTGTCTGGACCCCTGCCTCATCTGTCAGTCGCGACCAAAGAACGGCTGCATCGTGCACGGACGCACCGGACACCTCATGTCCTGCTACGTCTGTGCcaggaagctgaagaagaggaACAAGCTGTGCCCAGTCTGCAGGCTGCCCATCCAGTCTGTCATCCTCACCTACCTCAGCTGAGACCACTGCATATTTACTTTGACTAAAtcccaaataaaataaacttttagtTCTCGGGCACATACGGGTGCTTTCTTCAAATCTGAGAAGATTTTCTTGAAAAAGTTAATAATTCTACTATTTGACCTGTTTCTCTGTCCTCGAACCTCTGGAATGTGCCTGGCAAGGGTTTGTC belongs to Oreochromis niloticus isolate F11D_XX linkage group LG17, O_niloticus_UMD_NMBU, whole genome shotgun sequence and includes:
- the mdm2 gene encoding E3 ubiquitin-protein ligase Mdm2 isoform X2, whose amino-acid sequence is MFYLGQYIIQKQLYDQKQQHIVHCAQDALGRVLGVDSFSVKEPRVLFAMITKNLVAVRSPESTTSLSEPHSSSQTDRRTEAAETEGRSSSPDRRRRRRRRRWSCRSNEPGPSHSVDNEDVEEDSEEDEEEGGTKRRRSDSYSLTFDDSLSWCVIGGLGSGRERHSSQSSDSHSTSGRSEVTDAASDSDSDNFSVEFEVESIDSDDYNEDDASLSADDQVYEVTIFEADDDDSFDEDTEITEADYWRCAKCDELNPPLPRNCLRCWDLRQDWLPEVSVNCTSSSPKALPTKPTNLLAAKEPPGSDVEENGVDVPDGKRLKTPPPLHSQCASDSTCSSAAADSASSAPNSQDLLSCSQPSSSYSQEKLWTPESQPSSSSYSSSIDSQELLSPSPAPAAAQAAPLTTQVPDMERSMSAEWRLPDSCLDPCLICQSRPKNGCIVHGRTGHLMSCYVCARKLKKRNKLCPVCRLPIQSVILTYLS
- the mdm2 gene encoding E3 ubiquitin-protein ligase Mdm2 isoform X1; its protein translation is MSADSDTNTWSAEDDNKLVRPKVEFCSLLQLAGATKDVFTMKEVMFYLGQYIIQKQLYDQKQQHIVHCAQDALGRVLGVDSFSVKEPRVLFAMITKNLVAVRSPESTTSLSEPHSSSQTDRRTEAAETEGRSSSPDRRRRRRRRRWSCRSNEPGPSHSVDNEDVEEDSEEDEEEGGTKRRRSDSYSLTFDDSLSWCVIGGLGSGRERHSSQSSDSHSTSGRSEVTDAASDSDSDNFSVEFEVESIDSDDYNEDDASLSADDQVYEVTIFEADDDDSFDEDTEITEADYWRCAKCDELNPPLPRNCLRCWDLRQDWLPEVSVNCTSSSPKALPTKPTNLLAAKEPPGSDVEENGVDVPDGKRLKTPPPLHSQCASDSTCSSAAADSASSAPNSQDLLSCSQPSSSYSQEKLWTPESQPSSSSYSSSIDSQELLSPSPAPAAAQAAPLTTQVPDMERSMSAEWRLPDSCLDPCLICQSRPKNGCIVHGRTGHLMSCYVCARKLKKRNKLCPVCRLPIQSVILTYLS